One segment of Streptosporangium brasiliense DNA contains the following:
- a CDS encoding ABC transporter substrate-binding protein has protein sequence MVRPSMLLALGALAVAAVACAPASETTAKASPSAPATCAKDQLTLKTPGKLTIGTDKPAYEPWFKDDDPANGKGFESAVAHAVAKQLGFDTGEVTWATVKFDSAFAPGAKQFDFDLNQVSVTPDRAKVVDFSKGYYTVKQAVVALDGSKVASATDLAALKDAKIGVQVGTTSLQAVKDVIKPAAEPNVYNEQIDAVNALKNKQVDAVVVDLPTAFYVTAAQVENSKIVGQFGATSGTPEVFGAVFEKGSPLVGCVNEAIDKLTSSGELAKIETEWLGSAAGAPELK, from the coding sequence ATGGTTCGTCCTTCGATGCTGCTTGCGCTCGGCGCCCTCGCGGTGGCCGCCGTGGCATGTGCGCCGGCTTCGGAAACGACGGCCAAGGCGAGTCCGTCCGCCCCGGCCACCTGCGCCAAGGACCAACTCACGCTGAAGACCCCGGGCAAGCTGACCATCGGCACCGACAAGCCCGCCTACGAGCCCTGGTTCAAGGACGACGACCCGGCCAACGGCAAGGGCTTCGAGAGCGCGGTGGCCCACGCCGTCGCCAAGCAGCTCGGCTTCGACACCGGCGAGGTGACCTGGGCCACGGTGAAGTTCGACTCCGCCTTCGCCCCCGGCGCCAAGCAGTTCGACTTCGACCTCAACCAGGTCTCGGTGACCCCTGACCGGGCCAAGGTCGTCGACTTCAGCAAGGGCTACTACACGGTCAAGCAGGCCGTGGTCGCGCTGGACGGCTCCAAGGTGGCCTCCGCGACGGACCTGGCCGCCCTCAAGGACGCCAAGATCGGCGTGCAGGTCGGCACCACCTCCCTGCAGGCGGTCAAGGACGTCATCAAGCCGGCGGCCGAGCCGAACGTCTACAACGAGCAGATCGACGCGGTGAACGCGCTGAAGAACAAGCAGGTCGACGCGGTGGTGGTAGACCTGCCCACGGCCTTCTACGTGACCGCCGCCCAGGTCGAGAACTCCAAGATCGTCGGCCAGTTCGGCGCCACCTCCGGCACGCCCGAGGTCTTCGGCGCGGTCTTCGAGAAGGGGAGCCCGCTGGTGGGCTGCGTGAACGAGGCGATCGACAAGCTGACCTCCTCCGGCGAGCTGGCCAAGATCGAGACCGAGTGGCTCGGCTCGGCCGCGGGCGCCCCGGAGCTGAAGTGA
- the rpsR gene encoding 30S ribosomal protein S18: MAKPALRKPKKKVCLFCHDKISYVDYKDTALLRKFISDRGKIRARRVTGNCTQHQRDVATAIKNAREMALLPYMSTAR; the protein is encoded by the coding sequence ATGGCCAAGCCGGCACTGCGCAAGCCTAAGAAGAAGGTTTGCCTGTTCTGCCATGACAAGATCTCCTACGTCGACTACAAGGACACGGCGCTGCTCCGGAAGTTCATCTCCGACCGCGGCAAGATCCGTGCCCGCCGGGTGACGGGCAACTGCACCCAGCACCAGCGTGACGTGGCGACCGCTATCAAGAACGCTCGTGAGATGGCGCTCCTGCCGTACATGAGCACCGCGCGCTAA
- the rpsF gene encoding 30S ribosomal protein S6 produces MRRYEMMVILDPSLDERTVAPSLDQFLTVVRNDGGTVEKVDVWGRRRLSYDIAKKPEGIYAVIDLTAEPATVKELDRQMNLNEGILRTKVLRPDVH; encoded by the coding sequence ATGCGTCGTTACGAGATGATGGTCATTCTCGACCCTTCGCTCGATGAGCGTACGGTGGCCCCTTCCCTCGACCAGTTCCTCACGGTCGTCCGCAATGACGGCGGCACCGTGGAGAAGGTCGACGTGTGGGGCCGTCGGCGGCTGTCCTACGACATCGCGAAGAAGCCCGAGGGCATCTACGCCGTCATCGACCTGACCGCTGAGCCCGCCACGGTCAAGGAGCTCGACCGGCAGATGAACCTCAACGAGGGCATCCTGCGCACCAAGGTCCTGCGTCCGGACGTGCACTAA
- the rplI gene encoding 50S ribosomal protein L9, whose amino-acid sequence MKLILTSEVSGLGAPGDIVEVKSGYGRNYLLPRGFAILWTRGGEKQIASIKKARDAREIRDLGTAQEVAGQLKALKVVLKTKAGESGRLFGSITTGDVAEAVKAAGGPLLDRRRIEIAPAIKSLGSHRVSVKLHPEVSASLDIEVVAA is encoded by the coding sequence ATGAAGCTCATTCTCACCAGTGAGGTCTCCGGCCTCGGCGCCCCCGGCGACATCGTCGAGGTCAAGAGCGGCTACGGCCGTAACTACCTGCTCCCCCGCGGCTTCGCGATCCTGTGGACGCGCGGCGGCGAGAAGCAGATCGCCTCGATCAAGAAGGCCCGCGACGCCCGCGAGATCCGCGACCTGGGCACCGCCCAGGAGGTCGCCGGCCAGCTCAAGGCCCTGAAGGTGGTCCTGAAGACGAAGGCCGGCGAGTCCGGCCGGCTCTTCGGCTCCATCACCACGGGCGACGTCGCCGAGGCGGTCAAGGCCGCCGGCGGCCCGCTGCTTGACCGCCGCCGTATCGAGATCGCTCCCGCGATCAAGAGCCTCGGCTCCCACCGGGTCAGCGTCAAGCTGCACCCGGAGGTCTCCGCGTCCCTCGACATCGAGGTCGTCGCGGCCTGA
- a CDS encoding amino acid ABC transporter permease, translated as MTAPTEENGDPVTVTRAGWVKSGRQVERERLRRNRSIRSSSIATASTILLIVLLVWGFTNSPGWPRVQETFFDPEQFAKALPDVLSGFLLNVKIFLIAEPLILILGLLVALARNLTAPVFFPLRALAVAYTDIFRGVPTILVIYLVGFGLPALGLQGVPTDLATLGVIALTLSYGAYVAEVFRAGIDSVHPSQWAAARSLGLNHGKTMRYVVVPQAARRVVPPLLNDFVSLQKDTALVATIGPLEALRQAQIHAASTFNYTPYLVAALLFILLTIPMARFTDYLAARSQRRRGQ; from the coding sequence GTGACGGCTCCCACCGAGGAGAACGGTGATCCCGTGACGGTGACCCGGGCCGGCTGGGTGAAGAGCGGGCGGCAGGTGGAGCGGGAGCGGCTCCGCAGGAACAGGTCCATCCGGTCGAGCTCGATCGCGACCGCCTCGACCATCCTGCTGATCGTCCTGCTCGTCTGGGGGTTCACCAACTCGCCTGGCTGGCCCCGGGTCCAGGAGACGTTCTTCGACCCCGAGCAGTTCGCCAAGGCGCTGCCGGACGTGCTGAGCGGGTTCCTGCTCAACGTCAAGATCTTCCTTATCGCCGAGCCGCTGATCCTGATCCTGGGCCTGCTGGTCGCGCTGGCCCGCAACCTCACGGCGCCGGTGTTCTTCCCGCTGCGCGCGCTCGCGGTGGCCTACACCGACATCTTCCGCGGTGTGCCCACGATCCTGGTCATCTACCTCGTCGGCTTCGGCCTGCCCGCGCTCGGCCTGCAGGGCGTGCCGACGGATCTGGCGACGCTGGGCGTCATCGCGCTCACGCTGTCCTACGGGGCGTACGTGGCCGAGGTGTTCCGGGCGGGCATCGACTCGGTGCACCCGAGCCAGTGGGCGGCCGCCCGGTCCCTCGGCCTCAACCACGGCAAGACCATGCGTTACGTGGTGGTGCCGCAGGCCGCGCGCCGGGTCGTGCCGCCGCTGCTCAACGACTTCGTCTCGCTGCAGAAGGACACCGCGCTGGTGGCCACCATCGGCCCGCTGGAGGCCCTGCGCCAGGCGCAGATCCACGCCGCCAGCACCTTCAACTACACGCCCTACCTGGTCGCGGCGCTGCTGTTCATCCTGCTCACCATCCCCATGGCCCGCTTCACCGACTATCTGGCGGCCCGGTCGCAGCGGCGGCGGGGCCAGTGA
- a CDS encoding amino acid ABC transporter ATP-binding protein: MSLLTIEGVWKNYHGHSVLRGIDLSVEAHEVVCLIGASGSGKSTLLRCVNLLETVDDGTIHLDGDEITDVRADADDVRRRMGIVFQAFNLFPHMTVLDNITLAPRKVHGVGREQAEEQARELLARFGLADKAGAYPDRLSGGQQQRAAIIRALATRPRLMLLDEVTSALDPALVKEVLEIIRELKEGGMTMILTTHEMGFCREIADTVCFLDGGVLLERGTPEQIFTEPRQPRTREFLQSVLDARRM; encoded by the coding sequence ATGAGCCTGCTGACCATCGAGGGCGTCTGGAAGAACTACCACGGCCACAGCGTGCTGCGCGGGATCGACCTGTCGGTCGAGGCGCACGAGGTGGTCTGCCTCATCGGCGCCTCCGGCTCGGGGAAGTCCACGCTGCTGCGCTGCGTGAACCTGCTGGAGACCGTCGACGACGGCACGATCCACCTGGACGGCGACGAGATCACCGACGTCCGGGCCGACGCCGACGACGTGCGCAGGCGCATGGGCATCGTGTTCCAGGCGTTCAACCTCTTCCCGCACATGACGGTGCTGGACAACATCACGCTGGCCCCGCGCAAGGTGCACGGGGTCGGCCGGGAGCAGGCCGAGGAGCAGGCGCGTGAGCTGCTGGCCCGGTTCGGCCTGGCGGACAAGGCGGGCGCCTACCCCGACCGGCTCTCCGGCGGCCAGCAGCAGCGCGCCGCCATCATCCGGGCCCTGGCCACCCGGCCCCGCCTGATGCTGCTGGACGAGGTCACCTCGGCGCTGGACCCGGCGCTGGTCAAGGAGGTGCTGGAGATCATCCGGGAGCTCAAGGAGGGCGGGATGACCATGATCCTGACCACTCACGAGATGGGCTTCTGCCGGGAGATCGCCGACACCGTCTGCTTCCTGGACGGCGGCGTGCTCCTGGAGCGCGGCACCCCCGAGCAGATCTTCACCGAGCCCCGGCAGCCCCGGACCCGGGAGTTCCTGCAGAGCGTGCTCGACGCCCGGCGGATGTAG
- a CDS encoding single-stranded DNA-binding protein → MAAGDTTITIVGNLVDDPELRFTPTGQAVARFRIASTPRFLDKTTNEWKDGEGLFLTCNVWRQAAENVAESLQRGMRVIVQGRLRQRSYETKEGEKRTVYEVEVDEVGPSLRNATAKVNKTARQGGGGGGGFGGGPANDPWASAAPAAPQGGGYGGGGNNYGGGGGGGGFGGGQQQGGGNFGGGDFSDEPPF, encoded by the coding sequence ATGGCAGCAGGCGACACCACGATCACCATCGTCGGCAATCTCGTCGACGACCCGGAGCTGCGGTTCACCCCGACGGGGCAGGCTGTGGCCCGGTTCCGCATCGCATCCACTCCCCGGTTCCTCGACAAGACGACCAACGAGTGGAAGGACGGCGAAGGCCTGTTCCTGACCTGCAACGTGTGGCGGCAGGCGGCGGAGAACGTCGCCGAGAGCCTCCAGCGCGGCATGCGGGTCATCGTTCAGGGACGGCTGCGCCAGCGGTCTTACGAGACCAAGGAAGGCGAGAAGCGCACGGTCTACGAGGTCGAGGTCGACGAGGTCGGCCCCTCCCTGCGTAACGCGACCGCCAAGGTCAACAAGACCGCCCGTCAGGGCGGTGGCGGTGGCGGCGGCTTCGGCGGCGGTCCCGCCAACGACCCGTGGGCCTCCGCGGCGCCCGCCGCCCCCCAGGGGGGCGGCTACGGCGGCGGTGGTAACAACTACGGCGGCGGTGGCGGCGGCGGCGGCTTCGGCGGCGGCCAGCAGCAGGGCGGCGGCAACTTCGGCGGCGGCGACTTCAGCGACGAACCGCCCTTCTAA